A region from the Pseudomonas promysalinigenes genome encodes:
- a CDS encoding YeaC family protein produces the protein MSTFAQMIENITPEIYQSLKLAVEIGKWSDGRKLTAEQKELSLQAVIAWEMKNLPEEQRTGYMGPQECASKSAPIANILFKSDSVH, from the coding sequence ATGTCCACTTTCGCGCAAATGATTGAAAACATCACCCCGGAGATCTACCAGAGCCTGAAGCTGGCGGTGGAAATCGGCAAATGGTCGGACGGCCGCAAGCTCACCGCCGAGCAGAAAGAGCTGTCGCTGCAGGCGGTGATCGCCTGGGAAATGAAAAACCTGCCAGAAGAGCAGCGCACTGGTTACATGGGCCCGCAGGAGTGCGCCTCGAAGTCCGCGCCCATCGCCAACATTCTGTTCAAGTCGGACTCGGTACATTGA
- a CDS encoding DUF2797 domain-containing protein: protein MIEIARGSLSKMSVSLQAPVVQYSFRLDDTLVPVNRLIGQRLRLQYLGAIHCSHCGKRTKTSFSQGYCYPCMTKLAQCDVCIMAPEKCHYDSGTCREPSWGEQFCMTDHVVYLANSSGIKVGITRATQLPTRWLDQGASQALPIMRVATRQQSGLVEDILRSQVPDRTNWRTLLKGDAEVLDLPAIREQIFHACADGLRELQGRFGLQAIQPLADAEVVHMRYPVQAYPTKVVSFNLDKDPVAEGTLLGIKGQYLIFDTGVINIRKYTAYQLAVLQ, encoded by the coding sequence TTGATCGAAATCGCTCGTGGCTCTTTGAGCAAGATGTCCGTCAGCCTGCAGGCGCCTGTGGTGCAGTACAGCTTTCGGCTCGATGACACCCTGGTGCCGGTCAATCGCTTGATAGGCCAGCGTCTGCGTCTGCAATACCTTGGCGCCATCCACTGCAGCCATTGCGGTAAACGCACCAAGACCAGCTTCAGCCAGGGTTATTGCTACCCCTGCATGACCAAGCTGGCCCAGTGCGATGTATGCATCATGGCGCCGGAGAAGTGCCACTACGATTCGGGCACCTGCCGTGAGCCGTCATGGGGCGAGCAGTTCTGTATGACCGACCATGTGGTTTACCTGGCCAACTCGTCGGGTATCAAGGTCGGCATTACCCGCGCCACTCAGTTGCCCACCCGATGGCTCGATCAAGGCGCCAGCCAGGCGCTGCCGATCATGCGCGTCGCTACCCGCCAGCAATCGGGCCTGGTCGAAGACATTCTGCGCAGCCAGGTGCCTGACCGCACCAACTGGCGCACGCTGCTCAAGGGCGATGCCGAAGTGCTCGACCTGCCCGCGATTCGCGAGCAGATTTTCCACGCCTGCGCCGATGGCTTGCGCGAGCTGCAAGGGCGCTTTGGCTTGCAGGCGATCCAGCCGCTGGCCGATGCCGAAGTGGTGCACATGCGCTACCCGGTTCAGGCCTACCCGACAAAGGTCGTCAGCTTCAACCTCGACAAGGACCCGGTCGCCGAAGGCACGCTGCTCGGCATCAAGGGTCAGTACCTGATCTTCGATACCGGCGTGATCAATATTCGCAAGTACACGGCCTACCAGTTGGCCGTGCTCCAGTAA
- the pepN gene encoding aminopeptidase N: MRTEQPQVIYLKDYQAPEYLIDETHLTFELFEDHTLVHAQLVMRRNPALGAGLPPLVLDGQQLELLHASLDDHELDAGEFQLDADSLTVQPKAERFTLDTSVKIHPESNTALEGLYKSGKMFCTQCEAEGFRKITYYLDRPDVMSTFTTTVIAEQHRYPVLLSNGNPIGSGPAEDGRHWATWEDPFMKPAYLFALVAGDLWCVEDSFTRQSGRDVTLRIYVEPENIDKCDHAMVSLKKSMRWDEEVYGREYDLDIFMIVAVNDFNMGAMENKGLNIFNSSCVLARAETATDAAHQRVEGVVAHEYFHNWSGNRVTCRDWFQLSLKEGFTVFRDAEFSADMNSRTVKRIEDVAYLRTHQFAEDAGPMAHPVRPESFIEISNFYTLTVYEKGAEVVRMVRTLLGAEGFRKGSDLYFERHDGQAVTTDDFIKAMEDANGVDLAQFKRWYSQAGTPRLEVSEAYDAGAQTYSLTFRQSCPPTPDKAEKLPFVIPVELGLLDTQGNDLALQLVGETTAVGHSRVLSVTEAEQTFTFQGIASKPLPSLLRGFSAPVKLSFPYDRDQLMFLMQHDSDGFNRWEAGQQLSVQVLQELIGQHQRGQALALDQRLITALGTVLGNESLDPAMVAEMLSLPGEAYLTEISQVADVDAIHAAREFARQQIAEQLFDALWARYQANREVSRSTAYVAAAEHFARRSLQNIALSYLMLTGKPQVLKATLEQFEQCDNMTERLTALAVLVNSPFEAERAEALASFAEHFKDNPLVMDQWFSVQAASTLPGGLARVKALMQHPAFTLKNPNKVRALIGAFAGQNLVNFHAADGSGYRFLADLVIELNALNPQIASRQLAPLTRWRKYDAARQVLMKGELERILASGELSSDVYEVVSKSLA, from the coding sequence ATGCGTACCGAACAACCGCAAGTGATCTACCTCAAGGATTACCAGGCGCCCGAGTACCTGATCGACGAGACGCACCTAACCTTCGAGCTGTTCGAGGACCACACCCTGGTCCACGCGCAATTGGTCATGCGCCGCAATCCGGCGCTTGGGGCTGGCCTGCCGCCATTGGTACTGGACGGCCAGCAACTGGAGCTGTTGCACGCCTCGCTGGACGATCATGAACTCGACGCGGGCGAGTTCCAGCTCGACGCCGACAGCCTGACCGTGCAGCCCAAGGCCGAGCGTTTCACCCTCGACACCAGCGTGAAAATTCACCCCGAGAGCAATACCGCGCTGGAAGGCCTGTACAAGTCCGGCAAGATGTTCTGCACCCAATGCGAGGCCGAGGGTTTTCGCAAGATCACGTATTACCTCGATCGTCCGGACGTGATGAGTACCTTCACCACCACCGTGATCGCCGAACAGCATCGCTACCCGGTGCTGCTCAGCAACGGCAACCCGATTGGCAGTGGGCCGGCCGAAGATGGCCGTCACTGGGCCACCTGGGAAGACCCGTTCATGAAGCCGGCCTACCTTTTCGCGTTGGTGGCTGGCGATCTTTGGTGCGTCGAAGACAGTTTCACGCGCCAGTCTGGCCGGGATGTCACCCTGCGCATTTATGTCGAGCCCGAGAACATCGACAAGTGTGACCACGCCATGGTCAGCCTGAAGAAGTCCATGCGCTGGGACGAAGAGGTCTACGGCCGCGAGTACGATCTGGATATCTTCATGATCGTGGCGGTCAACGATTTCAACATGGGCGCCATGGAAAACAAGGGTCTGAACATCTTCAACTCCAGCTGCGTGCTGGCCCGTGCCGAAACGGCTACGGACGCTGCCCACCAGCGAGTCGAGGGGGTTGTCGCTCACGAGTACTTCCACAACTGGTCGGGCAACCGTGTGACCTGCCGCGACTGGTTCCAACTGTCGCTCAAAGAAGGCTTCACGGTGTTCCGCGATGCCGAGTTCAGTGCCGACATGAACTCGCGTACCGTCAAGCGCATCGAGGACGTGGCTTACCTGCGCACGCACCAGTTCGCCGAAGACGCCGGCCCCATGGCCCATCCCGTACGCCCGGAAAGCTTCATCGAAATTTCCAACTTCTACACCCTGACGGTGTATGAAAAGGGCGCAGAAGTGGTGCGCATGGTCCGCACTCTGCTGGGCGCCGAGGGGTTCCGCAAAGGCAGCGACCTGTACTTCGAACGCCACGACGGCCAGGCGGTGACCACCGACGATTTCATCAAGGCCATGGAAGACGCCAATGGCGTCGATCTGGCTCAGTTCAAGCGCTGGTACAGCCAGGCCGGTACTCCGCGCCTGGAAGTCAGCGAGGCCTATGACGCTGGCGCCCAGACTTACAGCCTGACCTTCCGTCAGAGCTGCCCGCCGACGCCTGACAAGGCCGAGAAACTTCCGTTCGTGATACCGGTGGAATTGGGCTTGCTCGATACCCAAGGCAACGATCTGGCGCTGCAACTGGTCGGGGAAACAACGGCCGTTGGTCATTCGCGGGTGCTGTCGGTGACCGAAGCCGAGCAGACCTTCACCTTCCAGGGTATCGCGAGCAAGCCACTGCCTTCGCTGCTGCGTGGTTTCAGCGCACCGGTCAAGCTGAGCTTCCCCTATGACCGCGACCAGCTGATGTTCCTGATGCAGCACGACAGCGACGGCTTCAACCGCTGGGAGGCGGGCCAGCAGCTGTCGGTGCAGGTGCTGCAGGAGTTGATCGGCCAGCATCAGCGCGGCCAAGCACTGGCGCTCGACCAGCGCCTGATCACGGCCTTGGGCACGGTACTGGGCAACGAATCGCTGGACCCGGCCATGGTTGCCGAAATGCTCTCGCTGCCTGGCGAAGCGTATCTGACCGAGATCAGCCAAGTGGCCGACGTCGATGCCATCCACGCCGCCCGCGAATTCGCTCGCCAGCAGATCGCCGAGCAGTTGTTCGATGCGCTATGGGCGCGCTACCAGGCCAACCGCGAAGTGTCACGCAGCACCGCTTACGTGGCCGCCGCCGAGCACTTTGCCCGCCGCAGCCTGCAGAACATCGCCCTGTCTTATCTGATGCTGACCGGCAAACCTCAGGTGCTCAAGGCGACCCTGGAGCAGTTCGAACAGTGCGATAACATGACCGAACGCTTGACGGCGCTGGCGGTGCTGGTCAACTCGCCGTTCGAAGCTGAGCGCGCTGAGGCCCTGGCAAGCTTCGCCGAGCACTTCAAGGACAACCCATTGGTCATGGACCAGTGGTTCAGCGTGCAGGCAGCCAGCACGCTGCCAGGCGGGTTGGCGCGGGTCAAAGCGTTGATGCAGCACCCGGCATTCACCCTGAAAAACCCGAACAAGGTGCGGGCGCTGATCGGTGCCTTTGCCGGGCAGAACCTGGTCAACTTCCACGCCGCCGATGGTTCCGGATATCGCTTCTTGGCGGACCTGGTGATCGAGCTCAATGCGCTGAACCCGCAGATTGCTTCGCGTCAACTGGCACCGCTGACCCGCTGGCGTAAGTATGACGCTGCCCGGCAGGTGCTGATGAAGGGTGAGTTGGAGCGGATTCTCGCCTCCGGGGAGCTGTCCAGTGATGTCTATGAGGTGGTGAGCAAGAGCCTGGCTTGA
- a CDS encoding WD40/YVTN/BNR-like repeat-containing protein: MTQARRGAWPSAAGAMLALVLGIWADSAQAAAADEYSTESAKASQSLLIGATHAGKRLVVVGDRGHILFSDDQGITWTQARVPTRQLLTAVFFLDDKRGWAVGHDAQILASSDGGATWTKQFEDLAREAPLLDVTFLDAQHGFAVGAYGALLETRDGGQHWQDIAERLDNPDQLHLNGIARVRDAGLFIVGEQGGMYRSSDEGQSWTKVQGPYEGSLFGVIGTAKAQTLLAYGLRGNLFRSSDFGDSWQPIALKVARGELEFGLAGATLVEDGSLVLVGNGGSVLRSIDDGQTFSVYNRSDRIALAGVTGLADGGLLLVGQGGVHLASADGAQRAAKQVRP; encoded by the coding sequence ATGACGCAGGCCAGGCGTGGTGCCTGGCCGTCGGCGGCCGGCGCAATGCTGGCGCTGGTACTGGGAATATGGGCCGACAGCGCGCAGGCCGCTGCTGCCGATGAATACTCCACCGAATCCGCCAAGGCCAGCCAGAGCCTGCTGATTGGCGCGACCCATGCCGGCAAACGCCTTGTGGTGGTCGGTGATCGTGGCCACATTCTGTTTTCCGATGACCAAGGCATCACCTGGACCCAGGCCCGGGTGCCCACCCGGCAATTGCTCACCGCCGTGTTCTTCCTCGACGACAAGCGCGGCTGGGCGGTGGGTCACGATGCGCAGATTCTTGCCAGCAGCGACGGCGGCGCCACTTGGACCAAGCAATTCGAAGACCTGGCCCGCGAAGCGCCTCTGCTCGATGTCACCTTCCTCGATGCACAGCATGGTTTTGCCGTGGGCGCCTATGGCGCGCTGCTGGAAACCCGCGACGGCGGCCAGCACTGGCAGGACATCGCCGAGCGCCTGGACAACCCCGACCAATTGCACCTCAATGGCATCGCCCGCGTGCGCGATGCTGGCCTGTTCATCGTCGGTGAGCAGGGCGGTATGTATCGCTCCAGCGACGAAGGGCAGAGCTGGACCAAGGTGCAGGGCCCTTATGAAGGCTCGCTGTTCGGCGTGATAGGCACCGCCAAGGCGCAGACGCTGCTGGCTTACGGGCTACGCGGCAATCTGTTCCGCTCAAGCGACTTCGGTGACAGTTGGCAGCCGATCGCCCTCAAGGTCGCCCGTGGCGAGCTCGAATTCGGCCTGGCAGGCGCTACGCTTGTCGAGGATGGCAGCCTGGTGCTGGTCGGCAACGGCGGCAGCGTGCTGCGCAGCATCGATGACGGGCAGACGTTCAGTGTCTACAACCGCAGCGACCGCATCGCGCTGGCCGGTGTCACTGGCCTGGCCGACGGCGGCCTGTTGCTGGTGGGGCAGGGTGGCGTACATCTGGCCAGTGCCGACGGCGCGCAGCGTGCGGCTAAGCAGGTGCGCCCATGA
- a CDS encoding DUF5629 family protein, with protein MSPLATALTCCDMLLIDGLHAFEFTCDEAGLSIECMDGRQHRRWSFTPEQVAAAVGEGDQWQLSDAQGEHRLVCMSAFRAPDEDDDEPDLDQPADR; from the coding sequence ATGTCCCCCCTCGCTACCGCCCTCACTTGCTGCGACATGCTCCTGATCGATGGCCTGCATGCCTTCGAGTTCACCTGCGACGAAGCCGGCCTTTCCATCGAATGCATGGACGGCCGCCAGCACCGCCGCTGGTCGTTCACCCCGGAGCAGGTCGCGGCCGCTGTAGGCGAAGGTGATCAATGGCAACTAAGCGATGCCCAGGGCGAGCATCGTCTAGTCTGTATGAGTGCCTTTCGCGCCCCGGATGAAGACGATGATGAACCGGACCTGGACCAGCCTGCTGACCGCTAG
- a CDS encoding efflux RND transporter permease subunit codes for MHPHHQDKATLLERLIFNNRPVVIALCLLVSIFLFWQATQIRPSTSFEKMIPLQHPFIEQMMAHRSDLANLGNTVRISVEAVNGDIFDKDYMETLRQIHDEVFYIPGVDRAGLKSLWSPSVRWSEVTEEGFSGGEVIPNTYDGSQQSLDTLRDNVLKSGQVGRLVGNNFKSSIVDVPLLESFPDPNDPGKQVKLDYQQFSHQLEEKIRDKFQAQNPNVKIHIIGFAKKVGDLIDGLVMVAMFFGIALVITWVLLYWFTWCIRSTIAVLITTLVAVVWQLGLMHAVGFGLDPYSMLVPFLIFAIGISHGVQKINGIALQSSDADNALTAARRTFRQLFLPGMIAILADAVGFITLLIIDIGVIRELAIGASIGVAVIVFTNLILLPVAISYVGISKKAIERSKKDATREHPFWRLLANFASAKVAPVSIVLALIAFAGGLWYSQNLKIGDLDQGAPELRPDSRYNQDNNFIISNYSTSSDVLVIMVKTPAESCSVYSTMAPIDELMWTMQNTPGVQSAISLVTVSKQVIKGMNEGSLKWETLSRNPDILNNSIARADGLYNADCSLAPVLVFLNDHKAETLERVTAVAKAFADSHDKEGLQFLLAAGNAGIEAATNEVIKSAELTILILVYLCVAAMCMITFRSFAATLCIVLPLVLTSVLGNALMAFMGIGVKVATLPVVALGVGIGVDYGIYIYSRLESFLRAGLPLQEAYYQTLRSTGKAVLFTGLCLAIGVCTWIFSAIKFQADMGLMLTFMLLWNMFGALWLLPALARFLIKPEKMAGKQGGSIFAH; via the coding sequence ATGCACCCGCATCATCAGGACAAGGCGACACTGCTAGAACGCCTGATCTTCAACAACCGCCCGGTGGTCATCGCCCTGTGCCTGCTGGTGAGCATTTTCCTGTTCTGGCAAGCCACGCAGATCCGCCCCTCGACCAGTTTCGAGAAAATGATCCCGCTGCAGCATCCATTCATCGAACAGATGATGGCCCACCGCAGCGACCTGGCCAACTTGGGCAACACCGTGCGTATCTCGGTCGAGGCGGTCAACGGCGACATCTTCGACAAGGACTACATGGAAACCCTTCGCCAGATCCATGACGAGGTGTTCTACATTCCAGGCGTCGATCGCGCCGGGCTCAAGTCGCTTTGGAGCCCGAGCGTGCGCTGGAGCGAGGTGACAGAAGAAGGGTTTTCAGGCGGTGAGGTGATCCCCAATACCTATGATGGGTCCCAGCAGAGCCTGGATACCCTGCGCGACAACGTGCTCAAATCTGGCCAGGTTGGGCGCCTGGTGGGTAACAACTTCAAGTCCAGCATCGTCGACGTGCCGCTGCTCGAAAGCTTCCCTGACCCCAATGACCCCGGCAAGCAGGTCAAACTCGACTACCAGCAGTTCTCGCACCAACTTGAAGAAAAGATCCGCGACAAGTTCCAGGCGCAGAATCCCAACGTCAAGATCCACATCATTGGCTTTGCCAAGAAGGTCGGTGACCTGATCGACGGCCTGGTGATGGTGGCGATGTTCTTCGGCATCGCGCTGGTGATTACCTGGGTGCTGCTCTACTGGTTTACCTGGTGCATCCGCAGCACCATCGCCGTCCTCATCACCACCCTGGTGGCAGTGGTCTGGCAACTGGGCCTGATGCATGCGGTCGGCTTCGGCCTGGACCCTTACTCGATGCTGGTGCCGTTCCTGATCTTCGCGATCGGTATTTCCCACGGTGTGCAGAAGATCAATGGCATCGCCTTGCAGTCCAGTGATGCGGACAATGCCTTGACCGCCGCCCGGCGCACCTTCCGCCAGTTGTTCCTGCCTGGGATGATTGCCATTCTTGCCGACGCCGTCGGGTTCATCACCCTGCTGATCATCGACATCGGGGTGATCCGCGAGTTGGCCATCGGCGCGTCCATCGGGGTGGCGGTGATCGTGTTCACCAACCTGATCTTGCTCCCGGTAGCGATTTCCTATGTTGGCATCAGCAAGAAGGCCATCGAGCGCAGCAAGAAGGACGCTACCCGCGAGCACCCGTTCTGGCGCCTGTTGGCGAACTTCGCCAGCGCCAAGGTGGCTCCAGTGTCGATCGTTCTGGCCTTGATCGCGTTCGCAGGTGGCCTGTGGTACAGCCAGAACCTGAAGATCGGCGACCTCGACCAGGGCGCGCCAGAACTGCGCCCGGACTCGCGCTACAACCAGGACAACAACTTTATCATCAGCAACTATTCAACCAGCTCCGATGTGCTGGTGATCATGGTCAAGACCCCGGCTGAAAGCTGCTCGGTCTACTCGACCATGGCGCCGATCGACGAGTTGATGTGGACCATGCAGAACACCCCAGGCGTGCAGTCGGCGATCTCCTTGGTAACCGTTTCCAAACAGGTGATCAAGGGCATGAACGAGGGCAGCCTGAAATGGGAAACCCTGTCGCGCAACCCGGACATCCTCAACAACTCCATCGCCCGCGCTGACGGCCTGTACAACGCCGACTGTTCGTTGGCACCGGTGCTGGTGTTCCTCAACGACCACAAAGCCGAAACCCTGGAGCGGGTGACAGCCGTGGCCAAGGCGTTCGCCGACAGCCATGACAAAGAGGGCCTGCAGTTCCTCCTGGCGGCAGGTAATGCCGGTATCGAGGCGGCCACCAACGAGGTCATCAAGTCGGCCGAGCTGACCATCCTGATCCTGGTTTATCTGTGCGTGGCGGCGATGTGCATGATCACCTTCCGCTCGTTTGCTGCAACACTCTGCATCGTGCTACCGCTGGTACTGACGTCGGTGCTGGGGAACGCCTTGATGGCATTCATGGGCATTGGCGTGAAGGTCGCTACCTTGCCGGTGGTGGCCCTGGGCGTGGGCATCGGCGTGGACTACGGCATCTACATCTACAGCCGGCTGGAAAGCTTCCTGCGTGCCGGGCTGCCGTTGCAGGAAGCCTACTATCAGACCCTGCGCTCGACGGGTAAGGCCGTGTTGTTCACCGGCCTGTGCCTGGCGATCGGCGTGTGCACCTGGATCTTCTCGGCCATCAAGTTCCAGGCCGACATGGGCCTGATGCTGACCTTCATGCTGCTGTGGAACATGTTCGGTGCGCTATGGCTGCTGCCAGCACTGGCGCGGTTCCTGATCAAGCCTGAGAAAATGGCAGGTAAGCAGGGCGGTTCGATCTTCGCCCATTGA
- a CDS encoding lactonase family protein yields the protein MNRTWTSLLTASLMSLTITANAATLLVGSYTDGHSQGIYRYAFDPKTGQIASPPLQVVDSVSPSWLVLSADHRQLFAVNETPDGKVSSFSIAADGQIKLLNQVSSRGDEPTHASLSRDQRYLFVANYAVAPDPGGSLVVIPVAKDGKLQDGIQQLRHAPSGVNPERQAGGHVHSLVLSPDGQHVYACDLGADKVFIYRYDGASPDQPLSAAVPASVDLPPGSGPRHLLFDAKGRHAYLTLEMSGEVVMFDVKDAVLQARQRLPLTDQQDAAAKASGGLHLSADGRFLYVSNRGTANEIVVFSVNKDDGQLTLLQRHSVQGDHPREFALDPSGNYLLVANQKSNQIVVMRRDLRSGKLGETVQTFTQDAPSDLKFVE from the coding sequence ATGAACCGGACCTGGACCAGCCTGCTGACCGCTAGCCTGATGAGCCTGACAATCACCGCCAATGCTGCCACCTTGCTCGTGGGCAGCTACACAGACGGCCACAGCCAAGGCATCTATCGCTATGCCTTCGATCCCAAGACCGGCCAGATTGCCTCGCCGCCGCTACAGGTCGTTGACAGCGTAAGCCCGTCCTGGCTGGTGCTCTCAGCGGACCATCGCCAGCTGTTTGCCGTCAACGAAACGCCTGATGGCAAGGTTTCCAGCTTCAGTATCGCTGCCGACGGGCAGATCAAGTTGCTGAACCAGGTGAGCAGCCGGGGCGATGAGCCAACCCACGCCAGCCTCAGCCGCGACCAGCGCTATCTGTTCGTCGCCAACTACGCCGTCGCCCCCGACCCCGGTGGCAGTTTGGTGGTTATCCCGGTGGCCAAGGACGGCAAGCTCCAGGACGGTATACAGCAATTGCGCCATGCACCCAGCGGCGTCAACCCTGAGCGCCAGGCAGGCGGGCACGTTCACTCGCTGGTACTGTCGCCGGACGGCCAACATGTGTATGCCTGCGACCTTGGGGCCGACAAGGTGTTCATTTACCGCTATGACGGCGCCAGCCCCGACCAGCCGCTGAGTGCGGCGGTGCCGGCGTCGGTGGACTTGCCGCCTGGCAGTGGGCCGCGGCACCTGCTGTTCGATGCCAAGGGCCGGCATGCCTACCTGACGCTGGAGATGAGTGGCGAGGTGGTAATGTTCGACGTCAAGGACGCCGTGCTGCAGGCGCGTCAGCGCCTGCCGCTTACCGATCAGCAGGATGCCGCCGCCAAGGCTTCCGGCGGGCTGCACTTGTCGGCCGATGGGCGTTTTCTCTACGTGAGCAACCGCGGCACAGCGAATGAGATCGTGGTGTTCAGCGTGAACAAGGATGACGGTCAGCTGACGTTGCTGCAGCGCCATTCGGTGCAAGGCGATCACCCGCGGGAGTTTGCACTGGACCCCAGCGGCAACTACCTGCTGGTGGCCAACCAGAAAAGTAACCAGATCGTGGTCATGCGCCGTGACCTGCGCAGCGGCAAGCTCGGCGAGACGGTGCAGACCTTCACGCAGGATGCGCCATCGGATCTCAAGTTCGTCGAGTAA
- a CDS encoding glutathione S-transferase has protein sequence MILYSFRRCPWAMRARLALRYAGCTVQVVEVAMKNKPAALLALSPKGTVPVLDTGAGVLDESLDIMRWALEQHDPQDWRLLADPAAAQHAQALIARNDSTFKAQVNLYKYAERYPEHTREHYRQQGEYWLAELEQLLEGRPYLLADHPSLADAALLPLVRQFAGVEPQWFAEAAYPRVRSWLAGWLASQLFTSVMAR, from the coding sequence ATGATCCTCTATTCATTCCGCCGCTGCCCCTGGGCGATGCGTGCACGCCTGGCGCTACGCTACGCAGGCTGTACGGTGCAGGTAGTCGAGGTGGCGATGAAAAACAAGCCTGCAGCACTGCTGGCTCTGTCGCCCAAGGGCACGGTGCCGGTGCTCGATACTGGGGCAGGTGTACTGGATGAGAGCCTGGACATCATGCGCTGGGCGCTCGAGCAGCACGATCCACAGGACTGGCGCCTGTTGGCCGACCCCGCTGCTGCACAGCATGCCCAAGCCCTGATAGCCCGTAACGACAGCACGTTCAAGGCGCAGGTGAACCTGTACAAATATGCCGAGCGTTACCCTGAGCATACCCGCGAGCACTACCGCCAGCAGGGGGAGTATTGGCTGGCGGAGCTTGAACAGTTGCTCGAGGGCCGGCCGTATTTGCTGGCCGATCATCCAAGCCTGGCCGACGCCGCCCTGCTACCGCTGGTGCGCCAGTTTGCCGGGGTCGAACCGCAGTGGTTCGCCGAGGCGGCTTATCCGCGTGTGCGCAGCTGGCTGGCGGGGTGGTTGGCTTCGCAGCTGTTCACGTCAGTGATGGCTCGCTAG